The stretch of DNA CCGCTCTACAAGTACGTGGGCGGCAACAACGCCCATGTGCTGCCCGTCCCGATGATGAACATCCTCAACGGCGGCGCCCACGCCGACTCCAACGTGGACGTCCAGGAGTTCATGATCGCACCGATCGGTGCGCCCACCTTCCGCGAGGCGCTGCGGTACGGCGCCGAGGTCTACCACGCCCTCAAGGCGGTGCTGAAGGAGAAGGGTCTCTCGACCGGTCTGGGTGACGAGGGTGGCTTCGCTCCCAACCTCGAGTCCAACCGGGCCGCGCTCGACCTCATCGCGGAGGCGGTGGCCAAGGCCGGCTACGAGCTCGGCACCGACATCGCGCTGGCGATGGACGTGGCGGCCTCGGAGTTCTACTCCGACGGCGCCTACGTCTTCGAGGGCGCCAAGAAGAGCAGCGCCCAGATGTCGGCCTACTACGCCGAGCTCTGCGCGGCGTACCCGATCGTCTCCATCGAGGACCCCCTCGACGAGGAGGACTGGGAGGGCTGGAAGACCATCACCGACGACCTCGGCGGCAAGGTCCAGCTGGTCGGCGACGACCTCTTCGTGACGAACGTCGAGCGCCTTCAGCGCGGGATCGCCGGCGGCCAGGCCAACGCGATGCTGGTGAAGGTGAACCAGATCGGCTCCCTCACCGAGACCCTCGACGCCGTCGAGCTGGCGCACCGCAGCGGCTTCGCCAACATGATGTCCCACCGCTCCGGCGAGACCGAGGACACCACCATCGCCGACCTGGCGGTGGCGACCAACTGCGGCCAGATCAAGACCGGCGCGCCGGCTCGTTCGGACCGCGTCGCGAAGTACAACCAGCTGCTGCGCATCGAGGACGAGCTGGGTGACGCGGCTCGCTACGCCGGTGCCGCCGCCTTCCCGCGTTTCGCGCGCTGATCCGCCGCTCGCCCCGGGCACAATGACGGGGTGCCAGCAGATCGTCGTCCCTCCCGCGGGGCGGGCCCCCGGGGTCGTACCGGCCCCGGCCGTGGCTCCGCCCCGCGGCCGGGCCGCCCGCTCGGTCCCGGCGGAGCCGGCAGCGACACGGGCAGCCAGCCCCGCGTGCAACCGGCGGCCTCCGCACGGTCGGCTCCCGGACGCCGCCGACCGCGCGTGACGGGTCGGATGGCCGTCTTCGTGTTGGTCCTGGCGGTCCTCGTCGTCTCCTACGCGTCCTCGCTCAAGGCCTACCTGCAGCAACGCAACGACATCGACTCGCTCAAGTCGCAGATCGTCGAGCGGGAGAAGGCCATCGGCGACCTGCAGGACCAGAAGGACCGCTGGAACGACCCGGCGTACCTCGAGCAGCAGGCCCGGGAGCAGGCCGGCTACGTGATGCCCGGCGAGACGGCGTACGTCGCGCTCGACGCGAACGGCAAGCCGATCAAGCCCACCGCCACGCTCACCTCTCCGGGCAGCGTCGGCAAGAGCGACAAGCCCACCGCCTGGTGGAGCGACGTGTGGAGCAGCGACCAGCTGGCCGGCAACCCGCCCAAGAACACCGGCACGCCGCCGGCGACGAAGATCGGAAGCAACTAGTGGCCATCGACCCCGCCGACGAGGCGGCCATCGCCGCACAGCTCGGCCGGGTCCCGCGCGGCATCCACGAGATCGGCCACCGCTGCCCCTGCTCGCTGCCGGACGTCGTCACCACCGAGCCGCGGCTGCCCGACGGCACACCGTTCCCGACCACGTACTACCTCACCTGCCCGCGCGCCGCCTCGCGCATCGGCCGGCTCGAGGGCGGCGGCGTGATGAAGGAGATGGAGGGGCGGCTGGCCACCGATCCCGAGCTCAAGGCCGCCTACCAGCGCGCCCACGAGGCCTACCTCACCGCGCGGACGGCGATCGGTGACGCTGCCGGGCTCGACGTACCGGAGATCGCCGGCATCTCCGCCGGCGGCATGCCCGAGCGGGTCAAGTGCCTGCACGTCCTCGCGGGTCAGGCGCTCGCCCAGGGGCCGGGGGCGAACCCGCTCGGCGACGAGGTCCTGGAGCGGATCGGGGCGTGGTGGGACGGCGGCGCCTGCGTTGACGTCGCGGGGGTCGGATCTGGGAACCTGGAGGGATGAGCGGAGCACCGGTCGCTGCGATCGACTGCGGCACGAACACCATCAAGCTCCTGATCGCCCGCGTCGGCGCCCACGGCATGGAGGACCTGGTCCGTGAGGCGCGGATGGTCCGTCTGGGCCAGGGCGTGGACGCCACCGGCGAGCTGCACCCCGAGGCTCTGGAGCGCACGTTCGCGGCGATCGACGAGTACGCCGCGCTGATCCGTGAGCATGGGGTCACCCCCGACCATGGTGGGCGCGTCCGGTTCGTGGCCACCTCGGCGACCCGCGATGCGAGCAACGCTCAGGTGTTCGTGGACGGGGTGCGCGAGCGGCTCGGCGTCGCGCCGGAAGTGGTTCCCGGCACCGAGGAGGCAGCGCTGGCCTTCGAAGGATGCCTCCGCAACCTGCGCGGACGGCCCCGGCAGCCGGTCGTCGTGGTCGACATCGGAGGCGGCTCCACCGAGCTGATCGAGGGTGCCTCGCTGGAGTCCGGCCCGGATGCGGCGTACTCGATGCAGATCGGGTCCGTGCGACTGCACGAGCGGCACCTGCGCTCGGACCCGCCCACCCAGGGCGAGGTGGCGGCGTGCGTGCACGACATCGACGCGGCGCTCGACGAGAGTCCGGTGACCCTCTCCCTCGCCGAGACGGTGGTCGGCGTGGCCGGCACCGTGACCCAGCTGGCGGCCGGCATCCTCGACCTGGAGGCCTACGACCGTGCGGCCACCGACCAGCTGGTCGTTCCGGTGGAGCAGCTCGACGACCTGGTCCGGCGGCTGGTCGCGATGAGCGTGGACGAGCGTCGCGCGCTGCGCTGGATGCATCCCGGTCGGGCGGACGTGATCGCCGCGGGTGGATTGATCCTCAGCCGGGTACTGCGTCGAACCGGTGTCGCACATCTCATCGTCTCGGAATCGGACATCCTCGACGGGATCGCCTGGTCCATAACAGACTTGAGGGCGACAGCGGATCGATCAGACTCGTGGAGGTTCCAGGCGTGAAGAAGCTCATCCTGCTGGCGGCACTCGCCGCCGGCGTGGCCTACGTGGTCAAGTTCAAGTCCGGCCAGGTGAAGTCGGCCGCCACCAAGGTCACCCATGACCCGCGGGTCCAGTCGGCGCTGGCCACGGCCTCGGAGAAGGCCGGCCCGGTCGCGTCGACGGTCTCCTCGACGGTCTCTTCGGCGGCCGCATCGGCGGCATCGGCGGTCACCGACCAGCTGCACGCATCGGACGAGCTCGAGACGCCCGAGGTGCCGGAGGAGGCCGTCGAGGTCGCCGAGACCGACCCGGTGTCGGCCCCGGAGTTCAGGCCCAGCGAGCCGCCGAAGGTGGAGACGGCCGACATCGAGCCGGCCGAGAAGCCCGACCCGCTCACCGACCCGCTCGAGACCCTGACGGGGACCGAGGACGCGGGCGGCCCGTCCGACGTCGACGGCGCGGAGGGCGCGGGCGGCTCGGCGCCGAAGAAGGCCGCGCCCAAGAAGCAGCCGGAGTGACCCCTCGTGGGGGCGCGGCCTTCGCCGCGCCCCCACGACCCGCGGACCCGACTCGGCGCTCAGCGCAACGCCGATCGGTGGCCGCGAGCCCCTGTATCCCAATCGGCAGAGGAAGCCGCCTTAAAAGCGGTTCAGTGTGGGTTCGACCCCCACCGGGGGCACCCATCGCCGAGGTGCAGTCGGATCGCCGGTCGACCGCGCGGAGACCCGCTCCTGACGCGCGGCCTCACCGGACAGGCGGGCTCAGCCAGGCCGCCTGAGGCAGGAGGAGCCCCCTGGCCCAGGGAGAGGAGCCGCGCATCCCGTGCCTGGCCGATCGGCTCCTCCAGCCCGGCCGCCCGTAGGGCCGTCGCCGGGCTCAGTCCCACATGAGTCCGCCGTCGACGAGCAGGGTGTGTCCGGTGATGAAGTCGGCCTCGCTGGACAGCAGGTAGGCGACAGCGGCGGCGATCTCGTCGGGGCGCCCCATCCGTCCGACCGGGATGAGGTCGGCCCACTCGGCCTGCTGCTCGGCGCCGAAGGCGGCGAGCCCCTCGGTGAGGATGGTGCCGGGACCGACGGCGTTGATCTGG from Nocardioides sp. BP30 encodes:
- the eno gene encoding phosphopyruvate hydratase; translated protein: MAAIEAVGAREILDSRGNPTVEVEVLLEDGTFARAAVPSGASTGAFEAVELRDGDSRYGGKGVEKAVTAVVETLSEAIVGMDVTDQREIDQALLAADGTPNKANLGANAILGVSLAVARAAADSAGLPLYKYVGGNNAHVLPVPMMNILNGGAHADSNVDVQEFMIAPIGAPTFREALRYGAEVYHALKAVLKEKGLSTGLGDEGGFAPNLESNRAALDLIAEAVAKAGYELGTDIALAMDVAASEFYSDGAYVFEGAKKSSAQMSAYYAELCAAYPIVSIEDPLDEEDWEGWKTITDDLGGKVQLVGDDLFVTNVERLQRGIAGGQANAMLVKVNQIGSLTETLDAVELAHRSGFANMMSHRSGETEDTTIADLAVATNCGQIKTGAPARSDRVAKYNQLLRIEDELGDAARYAGAAAFPRFAR
- a CDS encoding FtsB family cell division protein; the protein is MAVFVLVLAVLVVSYASSLKAYLQQRNDIDSLKSQIVEREKAIGDLQDQKDRWNDPAYLEQQAREQAGYVMPGETAYVALDANGKPIKPTATLTSPGSVGKSDKPTAWWSDVWSSDQLAGNPPKNTGTPPATKIGSN
- a CDS encoding Ppx/GppA phosphatase family protein is translated as MSGAPVAAIDCGTNTIKLLIARVGAHGMEDLVREARMVRLGQGVDATGELHPEALERTFAAIDEYAALIREHGVTPDHGGRVRFVATSATRDASNAQVFVDGVRERLGVAPEVVPGTEEAALAFEGCLRNLRGRPRQPVVVVDIGGGSTELIEGASLESGPDAAYSMQIGSVRLHERHLRSDPPTQGEVAACVHDIDAALDESPVTLSLAETVVGVAGTVTQLAAGILDLEAYDRAATDQLVVPVEQLDDLVRRLVAMSVDERRALRWMHPGRADVIAAGGLILSRVLRRTGVAHLIVSESDILDGIAWSITDLRATADRSDSWRFQA
- a CDS encoding DUF501 domain-containing protein — translated: MAIDPADEAAIAAQLGRVPRGIHEIGHRCPCSLPDVVTTEPRLPDGTPFPTTYYLTCPRAASRIGRLEGGGVMKEMEGRLATDPELKAAYQRAHEAYLTARTAIGDAAGLDVPEIAGISAGGMPERVKCLHVLAGQALAQGPGANPLGDEVLERIGAWWDGGACVDVAGVGSGNLEG